The window GCGCGCGACGCGGCGCGGGTCACGAGCGTAGAATCGGCGGTCGAGTGGGCGGAAGTCCTCGAGCGGGATCGGAGCCACAACGTCATTCTATTCACGAAAGGCGGACCATGAAGATAAAGACAAAGCTTGCGATCGCGGTAACACTGCTGCTGGCGCTGGTGGTAGCGGCAAGCGCGGCCTCGGTGCCGGCGGGGACGCACGTCTCCGTGCGCATCAACAGCGAGCTGAATTCCGGCGCCAACCACGTGGGCGACACTTTTGACGGCGTATTGCAGAGCGCCATCGTCGTCGGCGGCAGGACCATCGCTCCCCGGGGTGCGACCGTCCGCGGCAGGGTGACCGCGGCGAAGGATAGCGGTCGCATCCACAAGCCGGGATATCTCTCTATCCGGCTCACCGAGATCAACGGCATGCCGGTGACCACGACGCCGGTGGGACGCCAGGGCAAGGGACACACCAAGAGCAACGTGACGAAGATCGGTGGCGGCACGGCGGCGGGCGCAGTGATCGGCGCCATCGCGGGCGGCGGCAAGGGCGCGGCCATCGGCGCGGGCGTGGGCGCGGGCGCAGGCACGGGCCTCGCCTACGCGACCGGCAAGCAGCAAGCCGTGTTCCCGGCGGAGTCCCTGGTAACGTTCACGGTGACGAGTGGAAGCGCAGCGCGCCGAAGCACACCGCGATAACGCAGGCATGATAAGGACGAGGCGGGGCTGATAGGCCCGCCTCGTTTTATTCGGACGGTCGTTTTATTCGGGCGGTCGTTTTTCCGGCCGTCGCGAACGGTGTCGATCCGAACGGCGTCAGTCTGAACAACTGTGGTCATGGACGATGCGCCAGCCTTCGGGCAGGCGGCGCAGAATGAGTGTGGTCAATCCGCCGAGCTGTTTGCCGTCAGGCGTTTTGTCACCAGACATGGCCAGGTGCCAGCGGCCGCGGGCCAAAGCCGAGTGCGGACCGAGCGGTTCGATCTCGACGCCGGAAAAATCGAGCTTGCCCATGCTGGCCTTGCCGGCCGACTGGTATTTCCGGCGGTAGCGGGTAAGGGTGGCGTCCCATCCGCGGGTCACGCTGCCACCGCCGAAGAACGTAAGCCGCTCCGACTTCCAATAACCGGCCATGTAGCCTTCGAGGTCGCCACGGTTCCAGGCGGCGACTTGCATGTCGAGCACACCGCGGATGGCGGCGGTGTCCGCGGCTCCACTCTTGAGGCGCGGCTGGAGTTGGACGCTGGGTCCGCCCGTGGTTGACTGAGCCAAGCTGCCGGGAGCGAAGCCAGGCGGGGCGAAGAGGGTGATGAGCGCGAGCGCGATCGGCCGAAGACGAAGCATGAGCGGGCTCCCTTTTCGCGCCCCAAGTCCGGGGGACGCGGCGGACGTTTGTCTAGCAGAGGCGGTCTAGCAGAGGCGGGGGAGGGACTCAAGCGAAATCCTCAGGTTCCTCAGGCCCAGGATTCATTGACTCAGCGGCGAGGAATGCTGTATTTTTGCGGCTCGCCAACATAGTTCCATCCCTGTTTTTGAGGGACTTGTTTGGCGGTTTT is drawn from Acidobacteriota bacterium and contains these coding sequences:
- a CDS encoding nuclear transport factor 2 family protein; translation: MLRLRPIALALITLFAPPGFAPGSLAQSTTGGPSVQLQPRLKSGAADTAAIRGVLDMQVAAWNRGDLEGYMAGYWKSERLTFFGGGSVTRGWDATLTRYRRKYQSAGKASMGKLDFSGVEIEPLGPHSALARGRWHLAMSGDKTPDGKQLGGLTTLILRRLPEGWRIVHDHSCSD